The sequence GTGACTTCCGGGGCCTCGCCGTAGGTGCCTTCGACCTCTTCGTGGCCTTCGTGGCCGATCAGCAGGATCTCATAGTCATTCTTGGCGAAGCGCACGGCTTCGCGGTGCACCTTGGTGACCAGCGGGCAGGTGGCATCGATGGTCTGCAGGTTGCGGTCCGCTGCGGACTGCACCACTGCTGGGGAGACGCCGTGGGCGGAGAAGACCACCAGTGCACCTTCGGGCACTTCCTCGTTTTCCTCAACGAAGATCGCGCCGCGGGACTCCAGCTCGGAGACCACGTGCAGGTTGTGCACGATCTGCTTGCGCACGTAGACCGGTGGGCCGTAGTGCTCCAGGGCCTTTTCAACAGCAACCACCGCACGGTCCACTCCTGCGCAGTAGCCGCGAGGAGCAGCAAGCAAAACCTTGCGCTCGGTGACCGTCGGGGAGGCGGCAGCAATCTCGGCCGGGGTGCGCCGCACCCGCGGGATCCGAGGCATTGACAGCGAGACCGTAGTAGAAGTGGAAGTAGCCATACCTCTAGTCTACGAAGTGCATGCAAGTTAGCGCATGCTCATATGAGCTGAAGCACGCCCTATTCGCTGTGAGTTCTACCTCTGAGTAGGTTTCCTTGGAGCTAGAGCGAAGAAAAATACCTGATTCTGTCCGTTTGTTGGTGTAGCGTCACAAGTGCGCGAGATGCACAACGTCGCGTATCAACCAGCTTTTAAGGAGCGGCGAATGGATTCGAACTCCCCTGCCAGTTTGCCGGCGACCGCCGGGCAGACCACCGCGGATAATCCTTGGCCGTTGCGTTTGCTTTCCGAGAAGCTGAAAATCCACATTGAGAACTCACCCGTGGTTTGGGTCGAAGGCCAGCTGCTCGAAGCCAATGTGCGCAATGGGCATGCCTATCTCACTCTGCGCGATGTGGACGCGGACTTCTCCTTCTCGGTCACCATCTGGGCCTCGACCATGCGCAAGCTGGATTCCACCCCGCAGGTGGGCTCGCGGGTGGTTGCCCAGGTCAAACCGAGCTTCTACGCCAAGACCGGCAGATTGTCCTTGAATGCAAGCGACCTGCGTCCAGTTGGACTCGGCGAGCTTCTGGTGCGCCTTGAACGCCTGCGCCAGGCGTTGGGGGCAGAAGGCCTCTTCTCCCCTGAGCACAAGCGCCCGTTGCCGGTTCTTCCCCATCGTATTGGCCTGATTACCGGACGTGATTCGGACGCCGAAAAGGACGTGTTGCGCAACGCGACGCTGCGCTGGCCGTCAGTGCAATTCAAGGTCATCAATACCGCAGTCCAGGGCATGGATGCAGCCAACCAAGTGATCGCCGCCTTGCAGAAGCTGGATGCCGATCCGGAAATCGATGTCATCGTCATCGCCCGCGGCGGTGGCGCCCTAGAGGATCTGCTGCCGTTTTCCAATGAAGATCTGGTGCGCGCGGTCTTTGCCGCCTCGACCCCGGTTGTCTCGGCTATTGGCCACGAGGCAGACCGCCCCATCTTGGATGACGTAGCTGATCTGCGTGCTTCTACACCGACCGACGCAGCCAAGCGAATCGTCCCGGATCTGAATGAAGAATTCGCTGGCCTGGAGATGGCGCGCAACCGGTTGGACCGCTCCATCAACAATTTGCTCCAGCGCGAGGCCCAGCTGCTCGCCTCGGTACGCGAACGCCCGGTGCTGTCCAATCCGCAGGTCATGGTCACCAGCCGTGCCGAAGATCTGGAACGCTGGAAGCAGCGTTCCACCGATTTGCTACGACACCGGGTGATGCGCGCCAGTGACGAAATCAGTCATCTGAAGAATCAGATGCGTGCACTGTCTCCGCAGCAAACCTTGGACCGTGGATACTCGGTGACCCAGCTTGAAGACGGAAGCATTGTGCGAGAAGCCGCCCAAGCTCCAGCTAAGAGCAAGCTGTTCATCCGTGTGGCTTCCGGCCAGCTGGTTGCACAGACCCTTGAATCAATTCCCGCCGGCCAGAACGCCAACTAAGCACGCCCATCACTGACCTGGAGTAATCATGACTGCACAGATCCCTGAAGATATTGCCAAGCTTTCCTACGAGCAGGCTCGCGAAGAACTGCTGACCGTAGTGAACCAGCTGGAAACAGGTGGCGTGGCATTGGAAGCCTCGCTGGCCCTATGGGAACGCGGCGAAGCGCTGGCAGCTCACTGCGAGAACTGGCTCAACGGAGTCTCCCAGCGCCTGGAGCAGGCACGCGCCAATCACAACGAGGCCTCAGGCCAGTAGTCATTGCACTTGGCTGCGAGCTATTTCGCAGCCTCCAGCCGCGCTTTCTCTTTCACTACATCAAAAGTGGCCTCGGGCCACTGGGGAGCGATGCGTTCAAGGGTGGCCAGCAACAGTTCGGCAACGCACAACCGCGCCTTCCATTTCTGATCCGCCGGAACGATATTCCACGGTGCGCTCTGGTTGTCGGTACGGTTGATCGCGGTCTCATAGGCTGACTGGTAGCCGTCCCACAACAAACGGTCATCCACATCCCCGGGAGAGTATTTCCAATGCTTGTCGGTGCGTTCCAACCGCTCTGAGAGGCGTTCGTACTGCTCTTCGCGGCTGATATGCAGCATCACCTTGATGGGGTGAATATTCTGCTCAATCAACTGTTTTTCAAAGTCGACAATCTTCCCGTATCTGGATTCAATGACCTCTGGAGACGCGAAGCCCTTGACCTTGGCGACCAGCACATCTTCGTAGTGCGAGCGGTCAAAGACACCCACCAGTCCCCCGGCCGGCAATTCCTTGGTGATGCGCCAGAGGAAATCATGGGCGGCTTCTTCTTTATTCGGAGCTTTGAAAGCATGATGCTCCACGCCCTGCGGATCCAGCATGCCCAGCACGTGGCGGACAATGCCGCCCTTTCCGGCGGTATCCATTCCCTGCAATATCAGCAGGACCGCCGGGGCTTGGCCTCCGGAAACTGATGCGGCGAAAAGCTGTTCTTGCAGATCTGAAAGCAACGGCGCCAATTCTTCCAGGCGCTTCTCGGCCGCGTTCTTATCGCCGGGTGCGTCCTTGGGCCACCAGGCAGGGTTCTTGGTTGCCCTGTCAGAGAGTTTCAGCCCTGGCTCGGCACGCAGCGCTTGGATCAGGCTGGCAGGATAAGCGCTCATCAAAAACTCCTCAAGCGTTGTTCAAGGTCATGCTCTACGTAGTTGCCAGCCTACTGTCCCAGCTAACCCCTGAGAAGAGGGCTCGCACTGCTGCGCAGGAAGAATCGTACTTGTTGTTCCCTAAGGAATTCGCGTCTTCAGAACCACGGATCGTTATGGAGCTGTCTAGGTGGATCTCGGCCTGGTAGCACTCCAACACCGCTGGATTATTACTGGTCTTTCAACACAAAACCGGCCCGGAATCAACCTAATGATTCCGGGCCGGCAAAGCAGCGTGTGGCTTAGGCGCGGGCGCGCCAGTCCGCCAGGAACTGTCCAATGCGTCCTACCGCGTCGGTCAAGTCCCGCACATTGGGCAAGGTGACCAGACGGAAGTGGTCTGGACGGACCCAGTTGAAGGCGGTGCCCTGGGAAATCAGGATCTTCTGGGCCTTGAGCAGTTCCAACGCGAAGGTCTCGTCGTTGTGGATCGGGTAGACCTCGGGGTCGAGCTTCGGGAACATGTACAGCGCGCCCTTGGCCTTTTGCACGCTCACGCCGGGAATGGCGGTCAGCAGGTTGTAGGCAGCATCGCGCTGCTCCAGCAGGCGTCCGCCTGGCAGGATCAGGTCATTGATCGACTGGTAGCCGCCCAGAGCGGTCTGGATGGCGTGCTGGCCGGGAACATTGGCGCACAGGCGCATGTTGGTCAGCAGGTTGATGCCCTCGATGTAGTCCTTCGCCTGGTGCTTCGGGCCGGAGATGGCCATCCAGCCGGAGCGGAAGCCGCACACGCGGTAGGCCTTGGAGAGTCCCGAGAAGGTCAGGATCAGCACGTCATCGGCCAGTGATGCGGTGTTGATGTGCTCTGCATCTTCGTAGAGGATCTTTTCGTAGATCTCGTCGGAGAAGACAATCAGGTTGTGCTTGCGGGCAAGCTCCAGGATCCCTTCCAGAGTCTGCTTCGGGTACACCGCACCGGTGGGGTTGTTCGGGTTGATCAGAACGATGCCCTTGGTGCGATCGGTGATCTTGGCTGCCATATCCTCAAGATCTGGCAGCCAACCCTCTTCTTCGGTGTTCAGGTAGTGCACCGGAGTGCCGCCAGCCAGCGACACCGAGGCGGTCCACAGCGGGTAGTCCGGGGCAGGGATCAGGATCTCGTCGCCGTTGTTCAGCAGGGCGTTCAGCGAGAGGGTGATCAGCTCGGACACGCCATTGCCCAGGTAAACGTCATCCACGCCAATGGTCTGGATGCCGCGGGTCTGGTAGTACTG comes from Glutamicibacter arilaitensis Re117 and encodes:
- the xseA gene encoding exodeoxyribonuclease VII large subunit; translation: MDSNSPASLPATAGQTTADNPWPLRLLSEKLKIHIENSPVVWVEGQLLEANVRNGHAYLTLRDVDADFSFSVTIWASTMRKLDSTPQVGSRVVAQVKPSFYAKTGRLSLNASDLRPVGLGELLVRLERLRQALGAEGLFSPEHKRPLPVLPHRIGLITGRDSDAEKDVLRNATLRWPSVQFKVINTAVQGMDAANQVIAALQKLDADPEIDVIVIARGGGALEDLLPFSNEDLVRAVFAASTPVVSAIGHEADRPILDDVADLRASTPTDAAKRIVPDLNEEFAGLEMARNRLDRSINNLLQREAQLLASVRERPVLSNPQVMVTSRAEDLERWKQRSTDLLRHRVMRASDEISHLKNQMRALSPQQTLDRGYSVTQLEDGSIVREAAQAPAKSKLFIRVASGQLVAQTLESIPAGQNAN
- a CDS encoding exodeoxyribonuclease VII small subunit; this translates as MTAQIPEDIAKLSYEQAREELLTVVNQLETGGVALEASLALWERGEALAAHCENWLNGVSQRLEQARANHNEASGQ
- a CDS encoding PPK2 family polyphosphate kinase — protein: MSAYPASLIQALRAEPGLKLSDRATKNPAWWPKDAPGDKNAAEKRLEELAPLLSDLQEQLFAASVSGGQAPAVLLILQGMDTAGKGGIVRHVLGMLDPQGVEHHAFKAPNKEEAAHDFLWRITKELPAGGLVGVFDRSHYEDVLVAKVKGFASPEVIESRYGKIVDFEKQLIEQNIHPIKVMLHISREEQYERLSERLERTDKHWKYSPGDVDDRLLWDGYQSAYETAINRTDNQSAPWNIVPADQKWKARLCVAELLLATLERIAPQWPEATFDVVKEKARLEAAK
- a CDS encoding pyridoxal phosphate-dependent aminotransferase; protein product: MAEFKQSTKLHNVLYDIRGPLLEHAQRMESEGHRILKLNIGNPAPFGFEAPDAVLVDMIRNLPNAQGYSDSRGILSARTAVSQYYQTRGIQTIGVDDVYLGNGVSELITLSLNALLNNGDEILIPAPDYPLWTASVSLAGGTPVHYLNTEEEGWLPDLEDMAAKITDRTKGIVLINPNNPTGAVYPKQTLEGILELARKHNLIVFSDEIYEKILYEDAEHINTASLADDVLILTFSGLSKAYRVCGFRSGWMAISGPKHQAKDYIEGINLLTNMRLCANVPGQHAIQTALGGYQSINDLILPGGRLLEQRDAAYNLLTAIPGVSVQKAKGALYMFPKLDPEVYPIHNDETFALELLKAQKILISQGTAFNWVRPDHFRLVTLPNVRDLTDAVGRIGQFLADWRARA